GGGTCCGCACCTGGGAAGACGAAGATGAAGCAGGCGGCCAGGCCTCCAATGACTGAGATCACCTTGCCGATGTCAGGAATGAAGAGCGCCAGCAGCAGGGTGAGCAGGAACCAGACCAGTGTCTGCAGCACTCGCCGCCGCCGCTCCCGCCCCACGTCCTCCTCCACTGGCACCCCCTGGTAGCGCAGCCACAGGCCTTCCACCACCGCCCTGCCCACATGGAGAGGAGCTTAGAGGTATCCCTGCTAGCAGGCCCCCACCTCTAGCTCACAGGGGCCAGACCCCTAACTGGGTAGACTGTGGGGAAAGTCCCATTCCTGCAGGGAAAGCCTGCACTCTGTTTACCATGGGGACTAGAGGAGATGGTGAAGGTGGAGAGCTTAGTACTTTGTCTGGGGTCTCCAAAGGGCTGGGTGTCCATGTGAGAGCTCAGGAAAGGATCTGGATAGagattcttttgtttgtttttgggacagggtctggctgtctcacccaggctggagtgcagtggtgcaacctcagctcactgcagccttgaactcctgggctccagccatccttctgcctcaacctccgaagtggctgagcagctgggaccacaggtgcatgccaccacagctggctatttattttattttgtgtagagatggggtcttactaagttgcccaggtggtctggaactcctgggttcaagtgatcctcctgcctcagcctcccatagtccTGGGaatagaggcatgaaccacctcgccATGCCCTGGATAGATTCTAACAGGATTCATGGAATGTGCTTGTGACCTTGGGACAAAGGGGACTTCTGAGACCTGGCCTGGGATACATAGGGGCCCATCCTAGGcgccaactctttttttttttgagacagagtctcactttgtcacccaggctggagtgcagtggcgcaatcttgactcactgaaacctccgcctcccagattcaagcaattctctgcctcagcctcccgagtagttgggattacaggtgctagccaccatgaccagctaatttttgtatttttagtagagatgggatttcaccatcttgccagGTTGGTTTttaactcctaacctcgtgattcacccacctcagcctcccaaagtgctggtattacaggcgtgagctaccacgcctggccgcaCCGACTCTTTTCTACATGCTTCAGTTTCTCCTTCTACAGGATGTGGTCCACACAAGGCCAAAGGACCGCATTGGAAGGGCTCACAGGGGCTTGGAGGCGGcctggggagtgggaggggctTACCGCCCACTGAAGTGCAGGATGGGGTAGGAGGTGAGCACACTCAGGATGATGAAGGCTCGGGCAACGGCCACAGCCATGTCCTCAGAGGAGGAACATGAGGCCAAAGGACCACATTGGAAGGGCTCACAGGGGCTTGGAGGTACcctggggagtgggaggggctTACCGCCCACAGAAGTGCAGGATGGGGTAGGAGGTGAGCACACTCAGGATGATGAAGGCTCAGGCAACGGCCACAGCCATGTCCTCAGAGGAGGAACATGAGGCCAAAGGACCACATTGGAAGGGCTCACAGGGGCTTGGAGGTACcctggggagtgggaggggctTACCGCCCACAGAAGTGCAGGATGGGGTAGGAGGTGAGCACACTCAGGATGATGAAGGCTCGGGCAACGGCCACAGCCATGTCCTCAGAGGGGTAGGACAGGAGCACGTCAGGATCCACAGCAGCTCCAAAGGTCAGGAAGCCACAGATGCCTGTGGGCAGGGACAGGTGGGCTGGGTCAAGGCAATCCTGGGAGGGCAGTGAGGTGTCTTCCTAGGGGCAACATCATCTGGGAGGCTGCTACAGCAGCTCTGGATGCTTAGAGGGAGGCTGAGAGCTGTAGTCGGACCTCTGGTCAGATGCTTCCCTCCCTGACTTCTCATATCCCCCCTCGCTGGAAGCCCTGCAGCCCCCAGCTTTCCGATCTTGATTTTGCCCAGTGCATTCCCACCTCGGTGCCTTGACACTGACTGTTCTGCCTGGCCGAGCTTCAGGCTGCCATCTCGTCATCATTCGGGTCTCAGCTTAGCTGTCCTTCCTCAGAGAATGCTTCCTCCCAGTCCATCACAATGACCCCACCCCAGGCACTCACATTGCCCGgtcctatttttctttcctttttttttttaaagacaagagtcttgctctgttacccagactggagtgcagtattgtGATCATGGCTAACTGTGGCcctgacctccttggctcaagtgatcctcccaccccggccttccaggtagctaggactacaggcagatgccaccacacccagctaaatttttgtagagacagggtcttgctatgttgcccagtttggtcttgaattcctgggctcaagcaatcctcctacttcagcctcccaaagtgtgagccacggcctttttttttttttgagatggggttttgctcttgttgcccaggctggagtgcagtggtgcaatatcagctcagcataacctccgcctcctgggtttaagcgattctcctgcctcagcctcccaagtagctgggattataggcacctgccaccacacccagctaatttttgtatttttagtagagatggggtttctccatgttagccaggctggtctccaactcctgaccccaggtgatctgcccaccttggcttcccgtagtgctgggattataggcatgagccaccgcacctggccatttttttttttttttttaactggcttACTGTCTGTCTCCCCAGCCACAACATGAGCCCCAGGAGAATAGGGATTTGGCTGTCTGCCTCTCTTGTTCCTGGCTGTGTATTCAGAGGCCAGAACAGTACTGGCCCAGGCAGCTCCTATGACCCATCTGTGGAAAGAACCGCAGGGGACTCTTCTTCTAGACTTGCTCCCTCATCCCAGCCACTCTTCACACCGCAGCCAGAGCCATCTTTCCCTGAACCACTCCCCTGCTTACAACACTTCCTCTCTGACTCCCAGCCATCCTTAAGGCCCAACAGGATCTGGTTGCCAGTGCCTGTCTGGCCTCACTGCCTGTCATCTGCCCTCATCTCACACCACTCCAGCCATGCAGACCTTCTTCCTGGCCCTGCTTCAGTGATTTTGTGTTTTGTGGTTCCTCCGCTAGAACCCTtctcccccagctcctcctcttctGGCTCTTTCTCATCATGTGGGCCTCCTCTGAGAAGAACCTTCTGTGAACCACTCCCAAAGCTACCCACCCAGACCCATTCACGCCTTCCTTGTTTTAAGCTGGGTttggtagctcatacctataatcccagaactttgggaggctgaggcaggagaattgcttggacccaggaattcaagggcagcctggggaatatatagtaagaccctgtctctgctaaaaataaaagaaattagctgggcatgtggcacatgactgtagtcccagctactctggaggctgaggcaggaggatcacttgaattcgggaggttaaggctgcagtgagctatgattatgtcactgcactccagcccgggcaacagagtcagatcttttctcaaaacaaaacaaaatagaacaaaacaaaacaaaacacaccttCCCTATTTCACTGTCATCAGGATGCTTGCCACCATttggaattcttttattttattttttaaagatggggtttcaccatgttggtcaggctggtcttgaactcctgacctcaggtgacccacttgccttggcctccaaagtgcttggattacaggcgtgagccaccacacctggccactggACTTCCTTACTGATTCCCTAGTTAATCCTGCATGACTGTCCCTCCAACAATAATGCCAATTCCATGAGGGTAAGACCAGGCCTATCTATCTCCATGGCATCCCTGACGCTGAGAACAGTTCCTGGCACTTCCTAGGCACCAGCTTAGAactggtgaatgaatggatgaatgggggAGGCCCCAGGCAGGCCAAGTTCAAGCCAATGCCTATGCAAGTCATGCTGGGAATACAAAGCTGTTCCCAGGAAAGCTGGGCCCCAGGACCTAGGGATTCCTGTGGAAGTGAGAGCACTCTAGTCCCAGCCCTAGGAGGGAAGCACTCACCTGTCCCCATGTAGACAGCCAGGGCTATGACCATGGCAGCTGTCACCACTCCACCCCAGGTCTTCACTTCGGGCCGCTGCATGCTGTTGAAGACGGGCACACTGCTGACGTGGCACTGTCCAGGTGAAGGGCATGGTCATGGTGGGGAAATGATCTCATCCCCAGTTTCCAGAGGAAGGTACCTTGGGAACAAAGACCCCAGGGACAAGGGAGAAGTCCTGAGGTCCCTGTTCCAACCTTCCCCACAGGATTTTCTCCATCCTGCCTGGGTTCCATCCCGGGGTGGGGTGACCTAAGGGGACAGCAGGGACCTTGCAACTGGCACTGGCACCTGAAATCCGAAGCAGATGGTGGGCATGGCATTGAACACGGCCATCCAGGAAGCCGGGCTGTGAACAAACACACAAGATGCTGCCGCCTGGGACCCCTCAGAGCCACCAAGCCACCCCATGCCCTCACTCTTCATTCCTCTCACCATGGTCTCCAGCAACTGGCATTTTATATGTTCGACCCACAGAAGTCTGGAAACGGAGAAGAGATATCTCCATGTCCCAGGCCAGTAAACTGACGTTCAGAAAAGCCCCCCTGGGACCAAAATCCAGAATTCCTGGCTCCTGGACTAGGGCTTTTGCTTTACTGGTTtgctcctttcaaaaaaaaaggaaactttttaaaaaaatttatgttattttaatttttttaaaaaagatggggtttcaccatgttggccaggctggtcttgaactcatgacctcaggtgatccacctgtctcagcctcccaaagtgttgggattacaggcatgagccaccatgcccagccaacttttttttttaaaatgataaattcacCCTCAAAGATAAGCACATGCTGGAAAAATGGGCAATTCCACCCTCAGGTTCCTTCACAACCAAGGCCCAGCCTCACACTGGCTCATCCCTCAGAGGCAAAGTGCCTCTTGTCTCTGATTCTTGCTCTTCCCTCCATTAACAAGAGATCAGGgccctttccttcttcctacaATGAACAGTCAGCATCCATGAGCTCAGGAGCCTTGAGAAGAGCACGTGTGTGGCCTTCTGGTTCCTGACCTAGCACCTGCTGGCGCCCAAGTGGCGGTTTCTTCCCCATGTCTCCCAGGGCCCTCACCCTCACCTGGTCAGTATATCCCCTGGGGTCATCTCTTTATCTGGCCAGATGTACTTGATGATAACGATGGCTGTGACATACCAGGTACCCACGACGCTCAGGAAGCTGCCGGGAAGGAGAGACTAAGTATCCTCATCCCTAGCTGCCTCTTATCTGATTCCACGCCTAGGGACATCCACCCTCAGCTCTAGTGACCACAAGTGTCCACTGAACAAACTGGGGACTATGCCAAGCAAAGACTCAGGAAATGGCTGAGAAATAAGTTTCAGAGAAACCTGCCACAGCTAGGAGGGAGCTGGTCAGGCAACAGGGGACCCAGTCAGCATCTCTGGCCATCAGGAATTGCTGGTTCGGCTCCATGGCTCAGAAATGGTGCAGAGAGCAGGGCACCAAAGCACACCTGGGGCTTGAATCAGGCAGCCCATCCTCTGAGCCTGGCCTTTGAGAACTACAAGATGCCAGAGGTATGAGGGTTGAGAGCACAAACGCATGTGTGTCAACATTTATGGGAGCCTTGGAGAGACCGGAGCATGGCCCCTTCACTTACAGACTGGGAAGCCTAGAATCCCATAGCTTTCCAGATACTGAGACAGGAAGCCAGTCTCCTCCCTTCATGCCAAGCTGCATGTAAGATGCTGCCATGCTGACAATCTCAAAGACCCAAATCCCTTCCTCCCAGGAAAATTCAGGAGGCTGCCTTCACATGCCCAGATACCACCTGTCCCTTCTTTGAAAGGACACTTAGAATTGAATCTCTCACGGATGCAAAAGGCTGCTGTCTCCTGTGATGGAGACAGAAAAGGGTAGTCTCATCTGAAAGCCTGCAAGCTCTGGTCCGCCCTGCCTTGCCTACTCTTGCTCCCCAAGGTGAGGTGACATGGAGGAGCAGCATTCCACAGTAGCCTTTGGGTCTACAGCTGCCCAGGATCACAGCTTCTGTCTGACCCAGGCTGGGGCCTCCAAACCTGGCATATTTCTGGAAGCCAATCTCCCTGGGGATGGAGAGGGGCAGGATGAAGAGGAAGGCAGTGAGGCTGATGGTGAACTTGCGGTCTGTGTACCAAGGGCCGCTGGCCCCCTCCGGCTCTTTCGCCATCACAGCTATAACTGCacaaggaggaaggaggaaatgtCAGGCCAGGCCACCATAGGATGTGGCTCTCCTGCTCTGCTGGGCCCTAGgacctccctctgcctggagggAGGATTCCCAGATGAATGCTGGGCCCAGGTAAGTTCTGGAGAGGTGTTCAGTGCCTTTTCCCTCCACCCCAGGATCCCTGAGGCAGATAAGAAGAGATGGGGTAGGAACTGAGGGAAAAGCTCACTCTTGTCCTGCTGGTCCCCGATGATGATTAGGAAGGCGATGCAGGTGCCAAAGGTGTAGACAGCGATGGCCACCTCACACAGCACACCTGTCAGCTTGCCACACACAGCCCACACCACCTCCTGGTAGGTCCTCTCATTGCTGGCCTGGGAGCAGTAGGCCAGGATGACAAGTCCACTGATGATGAAAACCAGCATGCCCTGCAGGCAGAGGCAGAATGAGAGCTTGTGGAAAAGGCCTGGCAGCAGAGGGCACCCTGGGCTTGCCTGGCGTTGACTGGGCAAGTGCCCAAACCGGGCTAGTGCCCAAACCGGGCTTGGCAAATCTCACAAGGAAAATTTTAAGAGACTGCTAGAGGATGCCGAGttgagattttctttaaaaacaaaacatttttggctgggcatggtggatcacacctcagcactttgcgggggctgaggcagggggatcatgaggtcaggagttcgagaccagcctagccaacatagtgaaaccccatctctactaaaaatacaaaaattagtcgggtgtggtggcatgtgcctgtagtcccagctacttgggaggctgaggcaggagaattgcttgaacctggaaggtggaggttatagtgagctgagaccatgccattgcactccagcctgggtgacagagtgagactttgtctcaaaacaaaaaaccaaaaaaccaaaaaacaaaaagttctgtgaaaaattgtaaacatacaaaagcaaagagaatagACCAGAcatagtggcttatgcc
The Callithrix jacchus isolate 240 chromosome 20, calJac240_pri, whole genome shotgun sequence genome window above contains:
- the SLC38A7 gene encoding sodium-coupled neutral amino acid transporter 7 encodes the protein MAQVSINSDYSEWGLSTDAGERARLLQSPCVDTAPKNEWEASPGGPDRGTTSTLGAVFIVVNACLGAGLLNFPAAFSTAGGMAAGITLQMGMLVFIISGLVILAYCSQASNERTYQEVVWAVCGKLTGVLCEVAIAVYTFGTCIAFLIIIGDQQDKIIAVMAKEPEGASGPWYTDRKFTISLTAFLFILPLSIPREIGFQKYASFLSVVGTWYVTAIVIIKYIWPDKEMTPGDILTSPASWMAVFNAMPTICFGFQCHVSSVPVFNSMQRPEVKTWGGVVTAAMVIALAVYMGTGICGFLTFGAAVDPDVLLSYPSEDMAVAVARAFIILSVLTSYPILHFCGRAVVEGLWLRYQGVPVEEDVGRERRRRVLQTLVWFLLTLLLALFIPDIGKVISVIGGLAACFIFVFPGLCLIQAKLSEMEEVKPASWWVLVSYGVLLVTLGAFIFGQTTTNAIFMDLLS